In Acidobacteriota bacterium, a genomic segment contains:
- a CDS encoding ImmA/IrrE family metallo-endopeptidase: protein MAPDSIDAIDVGARLRGAREAAGLTQTDAAADLRVARTTLVAMEQGRRRVRTEELQHLARLYGTSVNAVLRREAVHVDLVPRFRKLSSANDESAERAARLLTDLVRAEVELENLLGVTRTRNYPPARPLLPGDVRLQAENDATELRHWLGLGLAPVRDVMSLLELDLGVRLYVRPLDSRVSGLFAYDDGVGACILLNAKHPRERQAQTGVHELGHLTSRRQTPDVCRFDRQDDSREERYANAFGRGFLTPARTVTAKFQDLTAGAPRFTRRHVILLAHAFGVSREAIVRRLEELYLVKRGTWDWFEANGGITDGQAREVLGESAAQGNRDAGRPVTFRLGLLAAEAHRQELLSEGQLARLLRLDRVELREVLDAANVDGNDTDDLPKLPG, encoded by the coding sequence ATGGCGCCGGACAGTATCGATGCGATCGACGTCGGCGCCCGCCTGCGGGGGGCGCGTGAAGCGGCGGGGCTGACGCAGACCGACGCCGCGGCCGACCTCCGCGTCGCGCGGACGACCTTGGTCGCCATGGAGCAGGGCCGCCGCCGCGTGCGGACCGAGGAGCTCCAACATCTGGCGCGTCTCTACGGCACGTCGGTCAATGCCGTACTGCGTCGCGAAGCGGTGCACGTCGATCTCGTGCCGCGTTTTCGCAAGCTCTCGAGCGCCAACGACGAGTCGGCGGAGCGGGCGGCACGCCTGTTGACGGACCTCGTGCGCGCCGAAGTCGAGCTCGAGAACCTGCTCGGCGTCACGCGCACGCGGAACTATCCGCCGGCGAGACCGTTGCTGCCCGGCGACGTGCGCCTGCAGGCCGAGAACGACGCCACCGAACTCCGGCACTGGCTCGGATTGGGGCTGGCCCCGGTCCGCGACGTCATGAGCCTCCTGGAACTCGACCTCGGCGTGCGCCTCTACGTCCGGCCTCTCGACAGCCGGGTGTCCGGGCTGTTCGCATACGACGACGGCGTGGGCGCGTGCATCCTGCTGAACGCCAAGCATCCGCGGGAACGGCAGGCCCAGACCGGCGTTCACGAACTCGGACACCTGACGTCCCGGCGGCAGACGCCGGACGTTTGTCGTTTCGACCGGCAGGACGATTCGCGCGAGGAACGCTACGCCAACGCGTTCGGGCGCGGATTCCTGACGCCCGCGCGAACCGTGACGGCCAAGTTCCAGGACCTGACCGCGGGCGCACCCCGCTTCACGCGACGCCACGTCATCCTGCTGGCGCACGCGTTCGGGGTGTCACGTGAGGCGATAGTCCGCCGCCTGGAGGAACTCTACCTCGTCAAGCGGGGTACCTGGGACTGGTTCGAGGCCAATGGCGGCATCACCGACGGGCAAGCGCGTGAAGTTCTCGGTGAATCGGCGGCCCAGGGCAACCGCGACGCCGGGCGGCCCGTGACCTTTCGCCTCGGACTGCTCGCCGCCGAGGCTCACCGGCAGGAGCTGCTGAGCGAAGGGCAGCTCGCGCGGTTGCTCCGCCTAGATCGCGTCGAGTTGCGCGAGGTGCTGGACGCCGCGAACGTTGACGGAAACGACACGGATGACCTTCCAAAGCTGCCTGGATAA